Proteins co-encoded in one Paracrocinitomix mangrovi genomic window:
- a CDS encoding sulfate adenylyltransferase subunit 1, protein MNIIKISTAGSVDDGKSTLIGRLLFDTNSLSKDKIENIESISRQRGLEETDLSLITDGLTAEREQGITIDVAHIYFNTLKRKYIIADTPGHVEYTRNMITGASNSQVFLILIDARKGIIEQTKRHLFIASLIDIKNIVFVINKMDLVGFDEQVYLNILKDIEQLVDKFELSDKKLIHIPVSAKLGDNVVKKSNNIKWYSGPGLLEYLESLEVGPSLNNNLRFNVQYVIRPHSDEFHDYRGYSGKITSGSIKLGDEIKVLSSGQKSKVKTINKHKDNFLSAVAGQSVTIELEDEIDISRGDILVKVEDGVQGERSINSTICWLDKEALIPQKKYLLQYGSSIIPVKVSEVKSQLDFETLKFETNPDIVNVNSINEVNLKSASPIFLDRYKDNNSNGYFILVDEGSNNTVAVGFKS, encoded by the coding sequence ATGAACATAATTAAAATCTCAACGGCAGGAAGTGTTGATGACGGTAAAAGCACATTAATAGGTAGATTATTGTTTGATACAAATTCACTGTCCAAGGATAAAATAGAGAATATTGAAAGTATTTCAAGACAAAGAGGGCTTGAGGAAACGGATTTATCATTAATCACAGATGGTTTAACAGCTGAAAGGGAGCAAGGGATTACGATAGATGTTGCACATATTTATTTTAATACTTTGAAAAGAAAGTATATCATAGCAGATACTCCGGGACATGTTGAGTATACCCGTAACATGATAACAGGTGCCTCAAATTCTCAAGTTTTTCTAATTCTCATTGATGCTAGAAAGGGAATTATTGAACAAACCAAACGTCATTTGTTTATCGCTTCATTAATAGATATAAAAAACATTGTCTTTGTGATTAATAAAATGGATCTGGTTGGATTTGATGAGCAGGTTTATTTGAATATTTTAAAAGACATTGAGCAACTTGTTGATAAATTTGAGTTGTCTGACAAAAAGCTGATACATATCCCAGTTTCAGCCAAGCTTGGAGATAATGTTGTTAAAAAGTCAAATAATATAAAATGGTATAGCGGACCGGGTTTATTAGAATATTTAGAGAGTTTGGAAGTAGGGCCTTCATTGAATAATAACTTAAGGTTTAATGTTCAATATGTTATACGTCCTCATTCTGATGAATTTCACGATTACAGAGGATATTCAGGCAAAATCACATCAGGTTCAATTAAACTTGGAGATGAAATCAAAGTGTTGTCTTCAGGTCAAAAAAGCAAAGTAAAAACCATCAATAAACACAAAGATAATTTTCTAAGTGCTGTTGCAGGTCAGTCTGTAACTATTGAATTGGAAGATGAAATAGATATTTCAAGAGGGGATATTTTAGTTAAAGTTGAAGATGGGGTTCAAGGTGAAAGATCTATTAATTCTACAATTTGCTGGTTGGATAAGGAGGCGTTGATTCCTCAGAAAAAGTATTTGCTTCAGTACGGATCATCTATTATTCCGGTAAAAGTATCTGAGGTGAAAAGTCAATTGGATTTTGAAACTTTAAAATTTGAGACCAATCCGGATATTGTTAATGTCAATTCTATTAATGAAGTGAATTTAAAAAGTGCATCCCCAATTTTTTTAGACAGGTACAAGGACAATAATAGTAATGGCTATTTCATATTGGTAGATGAAGGCTCTAATAATACAGTGGCAGTGGGGTTTAAGAGCTAA